A window of the Juglans microcarpa x Juglans regia isolate MS1-56 chromosome 5D, Jm3101_v1.0, whole genome shotgun sequence genome harbors these coding sequences:
- the LOC121264821 gene encoding uncharacterized protein LOC121264821 produces the protein MDAEEIMKLFDSCWFGVEIFKKQPNLQDLSSFDKTIPYNQIQGKPKKPELLRIPTLHKRSMSDQLSSKASFDDGSLSPDSVLLTSKLKTILFAGKEVTEPEETIPTDFEVSSKKKVTSSGRRKRGKTKSLSDLEFEELKGFMDLGFVFSEEDRNSSLASLIPGLQRFGKKDGEEEPVDETATSRPYLSEAWEVLDRRNAENPLMNWKIPALTNEIDMKDSLRWWAHTVASTVR, from the coding sequence ATGGACGCAGAGGAGATCATGAAGCTCTTTGATTCGTGCTGGTTCGGGGTCGAGATTTTCAAGAAACAACCAAATCTACAGGATTTATCCAGTTTTGATAAGACAATCCCATATAATCAAATTCAGGGAAAACCAAAAAAGCCAGAGCTTTTGCGCATCCCCACTCTCCATAAAAGGTCCATGAGTGATCAATTGAGCTCCAAAGCAAGCTTCGATGATGGCTCTCTGTCTCCAGATTCGGTCCTCCTCACGTCAAAGCTCAAAACCATCCTTTTTGCGGGAAAAGAAGTCACGGAACCAGAGGAAACTATACCGACAGATTTCGAAGTATCATCCAAGAAAAAGGTCACAAGTAGTGGTAGAAGGAAGAGGGGCAAAACGAAGAGCTTGTCTGACCttgaatttgaagaattaaaaggGTTTATGGATCTGGGTTTTGTTTTCTCAGAGGAAGATAGGAATTCGAGCTTGGCATCACTCATTCCGGGGTTGCAAAGATTCGGAAAGAAAGATGGGGAAGAAGAGCCTGTTGATGAAACTGCAACTTCAAGGCCTTATCTTTCGGAAGCTTGGGAGGTTTTGGATAGGAGAAACGCAGAGAACCCATTGATGAATTGGAAAATTCCAGCATTAACAAACGAGATTGACATGAAAGACAGTCTAAGATGGTGGGCTCATACTGTTGCTTCCACTGTTAGATGA